A window of Desulfovibrio desulfuricans DSM 642 contains these coding sequences:
- a CDS encoding chemotaxis protein CheW, translating to MVKTPEEYFADQCLDVPQAADAALSAAEQAFVQKYLGSDALQTMPVLEPEQVMAGAAGEAKDQARPAHHGGHAEAETARPSLRTRLAAEEQVQMVSFYVREQVFLLPVPVIVEVLRYMPLTRLPMAPPFIAGVVNLRGKVTPLLHLDALLTTDQTKRYTEKSFIIVCGTEDMQLGLIIDKIHTMYMVSKDSISWNIEAQLGEGADFLCGLANIKERLHGIIDPELIVDKLIEV from the coding sequence ATGGTAAAAACGCCCGAAGAGTACTTTGCAGACCAGTGCCTGGACGTGCCTCAAGCGGCAGACGCAGCGCTGAGCGCTGCGGAACAGGCCTTTGTGCAAAAATATCTGGGCAGCGATGCGTTGCAGACCATGCCGGTGCTCGAACCGGAGCAGGTGATGGCTGGCGCAGCAGGAGAAGCAAAAGACCAAGCGCGCCCAGCCCATCATGGCGGGCATGCAGAAGCAGAAACTGCCCGGCCTTCCTTGCGCACAAGGCTTGCGGCAGAAGAACAGGTACAGATGGTTTCGTTCTATGTGCGCGAACAGGTTTTTTTGCTGCCAGTGCCGGTAATTGTCGAGGTGCTGCGCTACATGCCGCTGACCCGGCTGCCCATGGCGCCCCCCTTTATTGCTGGTGTTGTCAACTTGCGCGGCAAGGTTACGCCACTGCTGCACCTGGATGCATTGCTGACCACGGACCAGACAAAGCGCTATACCGAAAAGAGCTTTATCATCGTTTGTGGCACAGAAGACATGCAGCTTGGCCTTATTATCGACAAAATACATACCATGTACATGGTTTCAAAAGACAGCATCAGCTGGAACATTGAGGCGCAACTTGGCGAAGGGGCAGATTTTCTGTGCGGCCTCGCCAATATCAAGGAACGCCTCCACGGTATTATCGACCCGGAACTGATTGTCGACAAACTTATTGAAGTCTGA